Proteins encoded in a region of the Labrus bergylta chromosome 9, fLabBer1.1, whole genome shotgun sequence genome:
- the LOC114920321 gene encoding transmembrane protein 271-like, producing the protein MKLSGKGLCTVFSSTLLFVSALSEVVVGLRCVSLGSTVKAQFHLGAAAGAFYSGLLVGIGQVLLGSALLCCREKPGCRNFFLLCVVVSLLGVLTAFSGAVVDGDTASLVERKYSHYCFHSVVGNPACEKLREYQRTLVISTVLSTLECILGLINLVVIKSYKRAQVSRGRQAQRQRVGAIIFSEERDCASTDFQPVSYINLGVFHVFDETGAEVQCGGHPSSELPGYSPTDPELNHCFPFSYPLPAELPPAYDDIFPAEACNT; encoded by the coding sequence ATGAAGTTGAGTGGGAAAGGACTGTGCACCGTCTTCTCCAGCACCCTCCTCTTCGTGAGCGCCCTGAGCGAAGTTGTCGTTGGATTAAGATGCGTCTCGTTGGGATCTACAGTGAAAGCGCAGTTCCACCTCGGCGCCGCGGCAGGGGCTTTCTACTCCGGGCTACTTGTGGGAATCGGGCAGGTCCTGCTGGGCTCCGCGCTGCTCTGTTGCAGGGAGAAGCCCGGCTGCAGGaatttctttctcctctgtgttgtCGTCTCTTTATTGGGAGTGCTCACTGCCTTCTCCGGCGCGGTAGTAGACGGGGACACGGCTTCTCTGGTAGAGAGGAAATATTCTCATTACTGCTTCCACTCAGTTGTTGGAAACCCTGCCTGCGAGAAACTGAGGGAATATCAGCGGACTCTGGTTATCTCCACTGTTCTGAGCACCTTGGAGTGCATTCTTGGGCTCATCAACCTAGTGGTCATCAAAAGCTACAAAAGGGCACAGGTTTCAAGGGGCCGACAGGCTCAGAGACAGCGCGTCGGCGCGATCATCTTCAGTGAGGAGCGGGACTGCGCCTCCACTGATTTCCAGCCTGTGTCTTACATCAACTTGggtgtttttcatgtgtttgacGAGACAGGTGCAGAGGTGCAGTGCGGGGGACACCCGTCAAGCGAGCTGCCGGGATACTCGCCCACGGACCCAGAACTAAATCACTGCTTCCCTTTCTCCTACCCGCTCCCTGCCGAACTGCCGCCCGCATACGATGACATTTTCCCCGCTGAGGCATGCAACACATAG